Proteins encoded together in one Streptomyces sp. NBC_01216 window:
- the ppdK gene encoding pyruvate, phosphate dikinase → MSENKDQKFVYDFTEGNRDLKDLLGGKGANLAEMTNLGLPVPPGFTITTEACKVYLESGSEPVELRDEVSAHLDALQGQMGKRLGQADDPLLVSVRSGAKFSMPGMMDTVLNIGLSDESVAGLATQAGDERFAWDSYRRLIQMFGKTVLGVEGELFEEALEEAKAAKKVTVDTDLDAADLKKLVKHFKKIVKVEAGRDFPQDPREQMDLAIEAVFNSWNTDRAKLYRRQERIPHDLGTAVNVCSMVFGNLGPDSGTGVAFTRDPASGHQGVYGDYLQNAQGEDVVAGIRNTVPLAELESIDKKSYDQLMQIMETLETHYKDLCDIEFTIERGQLWMLQTRVGKRTAGAAFRIATQLVDQGLIDEAEALQRVNGAQLAQLMFPRFDDAARTELLGRGIAASPGAAVGKAVFDSYTAVKWSRSGEKVILIRRETNPDDLDGMIAAEGILTSRGGKTSHAAVVARGMGKTCVCGAEELEVDTKRRRMTTASGAVIEEGDVVSIDGSTGKVYLGEVPVVPSPVVEYFEGRMHAGADDADELVAAVHRIMAYADRVRRLRVRANADNAEDALRARRFGAQGIGLCRTEHMFLGERREMVEKLILADTDEERAEALEALLPRQKQDFVELFEAMDGLPVTVRLLDPPLHEFLPDITELSVRVALAEARKDPNENDLRLLQAVHRLHEQNPMLGLRGVRLGLVIPGLFTMQVRAIAEAAAQRIDAKGDPRAEIMIPLVGTVQELEIVREEAEQVIAEVQAQTGVELKLALGTMIELPRAAVTAGQIAEAAEFFSFGTNDLTQTVWGFSRDDVEASFFTAYLEKGIFGVSPFETIDKDGVGALVRSAVEAGRATRPDIKLGVCGEHGGDPESVHFFHEVGLDYVSCSPFRIPVARLEAGRAAAESSGSDSR, encoded by the coding sequence GTGTCGGAAAACAAAGATCAGAAGTTCGTGTACGACTTCACCGAGGGCAACAGGGACCTGAAGGACCTGCTCGGTGGCAAGGGCGCGAACCTGGCCGAGATGACCAACCTCGGTCTGCCGGTTCCCCCCGGCTTCACGATCACCACCGAGGCGTGCAAGGTCTACCTCGAGAGCGGTTCCGAGCCGGTCGAGCTCCGCGACGAGGTCTCCGCGCACCTCGACGCCCTCCAGGGGCAGATGGGCAAGCGGCTGGGGCAGGCCGACGACCCGCTGCTCGTCTCGGTCCGCTCGGGCGCCAAGTTCTCCATGCCGGGCATGATGGACACGGTCCTCAACATCGGCCTCTCCGACGAGTCCGTGGCCGGTCTCGCCACCCAGGCGGGCGACGAGCGCTTCGCGTGGGACTCGTACCGCCGCCTGATCCAGATGTTCGGCAAGACCGTCCTCGGCGTCGAGGGTGAGCTGTTCGAGGAGGCGCTCGAGGAGGCCAAGGCCGCCAAGAAGGTCACGGTCGACACCGATCTCGACGCCGCCGACCTGAAGAAGCTGGTCAAGCACTTCAAGAAGATCGTCAAGGTCGAGGCGGGCCGGGACTTCCCCCAGGACCCGCGCGAGCAGATGGACCTCGCCATCGAGGCGGTCTTCAACTCCTGGAACACCGACCGAGCGAAGCTGTACCGCCGCCAGGAGCGCATCCCGCACGACCTCGGCACGGCCGTCAACGTCTGCTCGATGGTCTTCGGCAACCTCGGCCCGGACTCCGGCACCGGAGTCGCCTTCACCCGCGACCCCGCCTCCGGTCACCAGGGCGTCTACGGCGACTACCTCCAGAACGCGCAGGGCGAGGACGTCGTCGCCGGCATCCGGAACACCGTGCCGCTCGCCGAGCTGGAGTCGATCGACAAGAAGTCGTACGACCAGCTGATGCAGATCATGGAGACGCTGGAGACCCACTACAAGGACCTCTGCGACATCGAGTTCACGATCGAGCGCGGTCAGCTGTGGATGCTGCAGACCCGGGTCGGCAAGCGCACCGCCGGTGCCGCCTTCCGGATCGCCACCCAGCTCGTGGACCAGGGTCTGATCGACGAGGCCGAGGCGCTCCAGCGCGTCAACGGCGCCCAGCTCGCCCAGCTGATGTTCCCGCGCTTCGACGACGCCGCCAGGACCGAGCTGCTGGGGCGCGGCATCGCCGCCTCGCCGGGCGCGGCCGTCGGCAAGGCCGTCTTCGACTCCTACACGGCCGTCAAGTGGTCGCGTTCCGGCGAGAAGGTCATCCTGATCCGCCGGGAGACCAACCCGGACGACCTGGACGGCATGATCGCCGCCGAGGGCATCCTGACCTCCCGTGGAGGCAAGACCTCGCACGCCGCCGTCGTCGCCCGCGGCATGGGCAAGACCTGTGTCTGCGGTGCCGAGGAGCTGGAGGTCGACACCAAGCGACGCCGGATGACCACCGCCTCGGGCGCGGTCATCGAGGAGGGTGACGTCGTCTCCATCGACGGCTCCACCGGCAAGGTCTACCTCGGCGAGGTCCCGGTCGTGCCCTCCCCGGTCGTCGAGTACTTCGAGGGCCGGATGCACGCCGGCGCCGACGACGCCGACGAGCTGGTCGCCGCCGTGCACCGCATCATGGCCTACGCCGACCGCGTACGCCGCCTGCGAGTACGGGCCAACGCCGACAACGCCGAGGACGCGCTGCGGGCCCGTCGCTTCGGCGCCCAGGGCATCGGGCTGTGCCGCACCGAGCACATGTTCCTCGGTGAGCGCCGCGAGATGGTCGAGAAGCTCATCCTCGCCGACACCGACGAGGAGCGCGCGGAGGCCCTGGAGGCCCTTCTGCCGCGTCAGAAGCAGGACTTCGTCGAACTCTTCGAGGCGATGGACGGCCTGCCCGTCACGGTCCGCCTGCTCGACCCGCCGCTGCACGAGTTCCTGCCCGACATCACCGAGCTGTCGGTGCGCGTCGCCCTCGCCGAGGCCCGCAAGGACCCGAACGAGAACGACCTGCGCCTGCTCCAGGCCGTCCACCGTCTGCACGAGCAGAACCCCATGCTGGGTCTGCGCGGCGTCCGCCTCGGCCTGGTCATCCCGGGCCTGTTCACCATGCAGGTCCGTGCGATCGCCGAGGCCGCCGCGCAGCGGATCGACGCCAAGGGCGACCCGCGTGCGGAGATCATGATCCCGCTGGTCGGCACCGTCCAGGAGCTGGAGATCGTCCGCGAGGAGGCCGAGCAGGTCATCGCCGAGGTGCAGGCGCAGACCGGAGTGGAGCTGAAGCTCGCGCTCGGCACCATGATCGAGCTGCCGCGCGCCGCCGTGACCGCCGGTCAGATCGCCGAGGCCGCCGAGTTCTTCTCCTTCGGTACCAACGACCTCACGCAGACGGTCTGGGGCTTCTCCCGCGACGACGTGGAGGCATCGTTCTTCACGGCGTACCTGGAGAAGGGCATCTTCGGGGTCTCCCCGTTCGAGACCATCGACAAGGACGGCGTCGGGGCGCTGGTGCGCAGCGCCGTCGAGGCCGGCCGGGCCACCCGTCCCGACATCAAGCTCGGTGTCTGCGGCGAGCACGGCGGTGACCCGGAGTCGGTGCACTTCTTCCACGAGGTCGGTCTCGACTACGTCTCCTGCTCGCCGTTCCGGATCCCGGTGGCGCGCCTGGAGGCGGGCCGGGCCGCGGCCGAGTCGAGCGGCAGCGACAGCCGCTGA
- a CDS encoding ArsR/SmtB family transcription factor, with amino-acid sequence MLRIHFTGNDLAGVRMAARPDVLWETILSFHRLRDRRGNVVYGEWRSETRTRLNGETRLLAALVPSRGYFPDFLTPAEGLGGLDEGLAAVRATSPERLRAELALLGAARPGGRTVPHSLRLLAEGGAESFSRLIGALRSYHRAAVEPYLPHIRARVEADRAMRGRALLDGGTEELLASLPRMLRWRAPVLESDYPVDRDLYLDGRGLLLQPSYFCRGTPVVLRDPALPPVLVYPITHCEAPTVREPGGSSLAKLVGTTRSAVLHAIGDGGTTSELARRAGVSLASASQHAGVLREAGLVATLRHGNAVLHTLTPLGAALLGGARGAPRGEPCYARNGPVTS; translated from the coding sequence ATGCTGCGGATTCATTTCACAGGAAACGACTTGGCCGGCGTCCGGATGGCCGCCCGACCGGACGTTCTGTGGGAAACGATTCTCAGTTTTCACCGTTTAAGGGACCGGCGCGGCAACGTCGTCTACGGAGAATGGCGGTCGGAAACCCGTACCCGGCTGAACGGTGAGACGCGGCTGCTTGCCGCCTTGGTTCCCAGCCGTGGATATTTTCCCGACTTCCTGACGCCCGCCGAGGGCCTCGGTGGGCTCGACGAGGGGCTTGCGGCGGTCCGTGCCACCTCTCCCGAACGGCTCCGTGCCGAGCTGGCGCTGCTGGGCGCCGCACGGCCCGGCGGCCGGACCGTGCCCCATTCCCTGAGGCTGTTGGCCGAGGGGGGCGCAGAATCGTTCAGCCGCCTCATCGGGGCGCTGCGCAGCTACCACCGGGCCGCCGTCGAGCCGTACCTGCCCCACATCAGGGCGCGAGTGGAGGCGGACCGGGCCATGCGCGGCCGGGCGCTGCTCGACGGCGGGACCGAGGAACTCCTCGCCTCCCTGCCGCGGATGCTCCGCTGGCGCGCCCCGGTCCTGGAGTCCGACTATCCCGTCGACCGTGACCTGTACCTGGACGGCCGCGGGCTGCTGCTCCAGCCGTCGTACTTCTGCCGCGGCACGCCCGTCGTCCTGCGCGATCCGGCACTGCCGCCGGTGCTCGTCTACCCGATCACCCACTGCGAGGCGCCGACCGTCCGCGAACCGGGCGGGTCCTCGCTGGCGAAGCTGGTCGGCACCACGCGGTCCGCGGTGCTGCACGCCATCGGTGACGGCGGCACCACCAGTGAACTGGCCCGCAGGGCCGGGGTGTCGCTCGCCTCGGCCAGCCAGCACGCCGGTGTCCTGCGTGAGGCCGGCCTCGTCGCGACACTGCGGCACGGCAACGCGGTGCTGCACACGCTGACGCCCCTCGGCGCCGCCCTGCTGGGCGGCGCTCGGGGGGCGCCACGAGGGGAGCCGTGCTACGCCCGGAACGGGCCCGTCACCTCGTAG
- a CDS encoding VOC family protein — MPQMIFVNLPVKDLEASKSFWSKLGYSFNPQFSDDTTACLVISDTIFAMLLTEPRFKEFTAPGKEIADAARTTEVLIALSAESREKVDELADAALSAGGSPAKEPVDYGTMYGRSFADVDGHHWEVMWMDPSAVQG; from the coding sequence ATGCCCCAGATGATCTTCGTCAACCTGCCCGTGAAGGACCTCGAAGCCTCGAAGAGCTTCTGGAGCAAGCTCGGTTACTCCTTCAACCCGCAGTTCAGCGATGACACCACCGCGTGCCTCGTCATCAGCGACACGATCTTCGCGATGCTGCTGACGGAGCCCCGCTTCAAGGAGTTCACCGCACCGGGCAAGGAGATCGCCGACGCGGCCAGGACCACCGAGGTGCTGATCGCGCTGAGCGCCGAGAGCCGGGAGAAGGTCGACGAACTCGCCGACGCCGCCCTCTCCGCAGGTGGCTCACCGGCCAAGGAGCCCGTCGACTACGGCACGATGTACGGCCGCTCCTTCGCGGACGTGGACGGCCACCACTGGGAGGTCATGTGGATGGACCCGTCCGCGGTCCAGGGCTGA
- the nirD gene encoding nitrite reductase small subunit NirD, which produces MKLELSHDTEADAWTAVCEESRLTPGRGVAALLPDGRQAALFRDRSGRAYAIDNRDPFTGAQVLSRGLLGSADGRVFVASPLLKQRFDLETGRCLDDDEVTVAVYPVRAV; this is translated from the coding sequence ATGAAGCTCGAACTCTCCCACGACACCGAGGCCGACGCGTGGACGGCCGTCTGCGAGGAGTCCCGGCTGACGCCGGGCCGGGGTGTGGCGGCGCTGCTGCCCGACGGCCGGCAGGCGGCGCTGTTCAGGGACCGGTCGGGGCGCGCCTACGCGATCGACAACCGTGATCCGTTCACCGGGGCGCAGGTCCTGTCCCGGGGGCTGCTCGGCTCGGCGGACGGGCGGGTGTTCGTGGCCTCGCCGCTGCTGAAGCAGCGCTTCGATCTGGAGACGGGCCGCTGCCTGGACGACGACGAGGTGACGGTGGCGGTGTACCCGGTCCGCGCGGTCTGA
- the nirB gene encoding nitrite reductase large subunit NirB, with the protein MSTTPAHTPTVVLVGHGMVGQRFLEALADRGVTERARIVVLCEEPRPAYDRVQLTSYFSGRTPDDLSMVEDGFLEKHGIELYVGDPAESVDRGTRTVTARSGRVFAYDTLVLATGSFPFVPPVPGKDARGCFVYRTIEDLLAIEEYAKTAATGAVVGGGLLGLEAAGALKGLGLDTHVVEFAPRLMPVQVDEGGGAALLRTIERMGLSVHTGTGTQEVVTQDGAVTGMRLSDGSELATDMVVFSAGVRPRDQLARDCGLDVGERGGIRVDEQCRTSDPAVFAIGECALAADGRVYGLVAPGYEMARTAAATIASAEEHSFTGADMSTKLKLLGVDVASFGDAHGAAEGCLDVVYADSRSGVYRKLVVDGDGVLLGGVLVGDADSYGMLRPLTGTVPPVAPEQLVLPAGAGAPVALGPSALPDDAVVCSCHNVTKHAIGQCTTLPEVKRCTKAGTGCGSCVKVIQQLLPAATDKGLCGCFSYTRSELYEITRALRLTSFAALLDGHGRPEARGGDGCEVCKPTVGSILASLNNGYILDGEQAALQDTNDHFLANLQRNGSYSVVPRIPGGEITPDKLIVIGEVARDFGLYTKITGGQRIDMFGARVDQLPAIWTRLVDAGFESGHAYGKSLRTVKSCVGQTWCRYGVQDSVRMAIGLELRYRGLRSPHKLKSAVSGCARECAEARSKDFGVIATASGWNLYVGGNGGATPRHADLLAQDLSDAELVRLIDRFLMFYIRTADRLERTSTWLERLEGGLDHLRDVVVHDSLGLCDELESLMAAHVADYQDEWAQTLDDPDRLRRFVSFVNAPDAPDPSVRFVPEREQIKPDLTVLTIGTRLEGASAR; encoded by the coding sequence ATGTCGACCACGCCCGCGCACACCCCCACCGTCGTCCTGGTCGGCCACGGAATGGTCGGCCAGCGGTTCCTGGAGGCACTGGCCGACCGGGGCGTCACCGAGCGCGCCCGGATCGTGGTCCTCTGCGAAGAACCGCGCCCCGCCTACGACCGGGTCCAGCTGACCTCCTACTTCAGCGGACGTACGCCCGACGATCTGTCGATGGTCGAGGACGGCTTCCTGGAGAAGCACGGCATCGAGCTGTACGTCGGCGACCCGGCCGAGTCGGTCGACCGCGGCACCCGCACGGTCACCGCGCGTTCGGGGCGGGTGTTCGCGTACGACACCCTCGTCCTGGCCACCGGCTCGTTCCCCTTCGTCCCGCCGGTCCCCGGCAAGGACGCCCGCGGCTGCTTCGTCTACCGGACCATCGAGGACCTGCTCGCGATCGAGGAGTACGCGAAGACCGCGGCCACCGGCGCCGTGGTCGGCGGCGGCCTGCTCGGTCTGGAGGCGGCGGGCGCGCTCAAGGGCCTCGGGCTGGACACCCACGTCGTGGAGTTCGCCCCGAGGCTGATGCCGGTGCAGGTGGACGAAGGCGGTGGTGCGGCGCTGCTGCGTACGATCGAGCGGATGGGGCTGAGCGTCCACACCGGGACCGGTACGCAGGAGGTCGTGACGCAGGACGGCGCGGTCACCGGGATGCGCCTGTCGGACGGCTCCGAACTCGCCACGGACATGGTGGTGTTCTCGGCGGGCGTACGGCCGCGGGACCAGCTGGCCCGCGACTGCGGCCTCGACGTCGGCGAGCGGGGCGGCATCCGGGTCGACGAGCAGTGCCGCACTTCCGACCCGGCCGTCTTCGCGATCGGTGAGTGCGCGCTGGCCGCGGACGGCCGGGTGTACGGCCTGGTGGCGCCCGGCTACGAGATGGCGCGGACGGCGGCGGCGACGATCGCCTCGGCGGAGGAGCACTCCTTCACCGGTGCGGACATGTCGACCAAGCTGAAGCTGCTCGGGGTGGACGTGGCCTCCTTCGGTGACGCGCACGGCGCCGCCGAGGGCTGTCTGGACGTCGTCTACGCGGACTCCCGCTCCGGCGTGTACCGAAAGCTGGTGGTCGACGGCGACGGGGTCCTGCTCGGCGGTGTGCTGGTCGGCGACGCGGACTCGTACGGCATGCTCCGCCCGCTCACGGGCACGGTGCCACCGGTCGCCCCGGAGCAGCTGGTGCTGCCGGCGGGCGCCGGCGCACCGGTCGCGCTCGGGCCGTCCGCCCTGCCGGACGACGCGGTCGTCTGCTCCTGTCACAACGTCACCAAGCACGCCATCGGGCAGTGCACGACGTTGCCCGAGGTCAAGCGTTGTACCAAGGCCGGTACCGGGTGCGGGAGCTGTGTGAAGGTCATCCAGCAACTGCTGCCCGCGGCCACCGACAAGGGCCTGTGCGGCTGCTTCTCGTACACCCGCAGCGAGCTGTACGAGATCACCCGGGCCCTGCGGCTGACGTCCTTCGCGGCGCTGTTGGACGGGCACGGCAGGCCGGAGGCGCGCGGGGGCGACGGCTGCGAGGTGTGCAAGCCCACCGTGGGCTCCATTTTGGCCTCCCTCAACAACGGTTACATCCTCGACGGCGAGCAGGCCGCGCTCCAGGACACCAACGACCACTTCCTGGCGAACCTCCAGCGCAACGGCTCGTACTCGGTGGTGCCGCGCATCCCCGGCGGCGAGATCACCCCGGACAAGCTGATCGTGATCGGGGAGGTGGCGCGGGACTTCGGGCTCTACACGAAGATCACCGGCGGGCAGCGGATCGACATGTTCGGCGCCCGGGTGGACCAGCTGCCGGCGATCTGGACCCGGCTGGTCGACGCCGGCTTCGAGTCGGGCCACGCGTACGGCAAGTCGCTGCGCACGGTGAAGTCCTGCGTGGGGCAGACCTGGTGCCGCTACGGCGTCCAGGATTCGGTGCGGATGGCGATCGGACTGGAGCTGCGCTACCGGGGCCTGCGCTCGCCGCACAAGCTCAAGTCGGCCGTCTCCGGCTGTGCCCGGGAGTGCGCGGAGGCCCGGTCGAAGGACTTCGGCGTCATCGCGACTGCGAGCGGCTGGAACCTCTACGTCGGCGGCAACGGCGGCGCGACCCCGCGGCACGCGGACCTGCTGGCGCAGGACCTCTCGGACGCCGAGCTGGTCCGCCTGATCGACCGCTTCCTGATGTTCTACATCCGCACCGCCGACCGGCTGGAGCGCACCTCGACCTGGCTGGAGAGGCTGGAGGGCGGGCTCGACCACCTCAGGGACGTGGTCGTGCACGACTCGCTGGGGCTCTGCGACGAACTGGAGTCGCTGATGGCCGCGCACGTCGCGGACTACCAGGACGAGTGGGCGCAGACCCTGGACGACCCGGACCGACTGCGTCGCTTCGTGTCCTTCGTGAACGCTCCGGACGCGCCGGACCCGTCGGTGCGATTCGTCCCGGAGCGTGAGCAGATCAAGCCGGACCTGACCGTTCTGACCATCGGAACCCGCCTGGAAGGAGCCTCCGCCCGATGA
- a CDS encoding NAD(P)/FAD-dependent oxidoreductase: MSTRIVVVGGGTAGARLAQRLPVTLLGEETHAPYNRVLLADVLAGRYEPEVITLPDTREPVRRGVRAVRIDRAARVVECADGTTVGYDHLVLATGSNPVLPPLRGLRDARLPSGVHPFRTLEDCLALRTVVRPGVRAVVIGGGLLGVSAARALAALGAEVVLAQQGERLMERQLDERASALLRDHVESLGVEVHTECRVSGLHGGDGAVTAVELADGFVLDAQVVVLTCGVRPRVGLARDAGLDVRTGVVVDDELRTSDPYIHAIGDCAEHDGRVYGLAGPALEQADALASVLAGAGSAYAPPGTRVPDGPRVPVPAYTGTRALTRLTLGGPVPLDLAAFGEAEAQPGDDVVQLTDGTRRAYRKVVVRGDRLVGGVLLGDLAAIGALARAWEGDEALPHAPLLHLLTHDGGS, encoded by the coding sequence ATGAGTACACGGATCGTGGTGGTCGGGGGCGGAACGGCAGGTGCCCGGCTCGCCCAGCGCCTGCCGGTCACCCTCCTCGGCGAGGAGACGCACGCACCGTACAACAGGGTGCTGCTCGCGGATGTCCTCGCCGGGCGGTACGAGCCCGAGGTCATCACGCTGCCCGACACCCGGGAACCGGTGCGGCGCGGCGTCCGGGCGGTGCGGATCGACCGTGCCGCCCGGGTCGTGGAGTGCGCGGACGGGACGACGGTCGGCTACGACCACCTGGTCCTGGCGACCGGCTCCAATCCGGTGCTGCCGCCGCTGCGCGGACTGCGCGACGCCAGGCTGCCCTCGGGCGTCCATCCGTTCCGTACCCTCGAGGACTGCCTGGCCCTGCGGACGGTCGTCCGCCCGGGGGTCCGCGCCGTCGTCATCGGCGGCGGACTCCTCGGGGTCTCCGCTGCCCGCGCGCTGGCCGCGCTGGGCGCCGAGGTCGTCCTGGCCCAGCAGGGCGAGCGGCTGATGGAACGCCAGCTCGACGAGCGGGCCTCGGCGCTACTGCGCGACCACGTGGAGTCCCTCGGCGTGGAGGTGCACACCGAGTGCCGGGTCAGCGGACTGCACGGCGGGGACGGCGCGGTCACGGCCGTCGAACTCGCCGACGGCTTCGTCCTCGACGCACAGGTCGTGGTCCTCACCTGCGGGGTCCGGCCGCGCGTCGGGCTCGCCCGGGACGCCGGTCTGGACGTGCGCACCGGAGTCGTCGTCGACGACGAGCTGCGCACCTCCGACCCGTACATCCACGCGATCGGCGACTGCGCCGAACACGACGGCCGCGTCTACGGACTCGCCGGCCCGGCCCTCGAACAGGCGGACGCGCTGGCGTCCGTGCTGGCGGGCGCGGGCTCGGCCTACGCGCCGCCGGGCACCCGGGTCCCGGACGGGCCCCGGGTGCCCGTGCCCGCCTACACCGGTACCCGGGCGCTGACCCGGCTGACCCTCGGCGGTCCGGTGCCGCTCGATCTCGCCGCCTTCGGCGAGGCCGAGGCCCAGCCCGGCGACGACGTCGTGCAGCTGACCGACGGCACCCGCCGGGCGTACCGCAAGGTCGTCGTCCGCGGGGACCGCCTGGTCGGCGGCGTCCTGCTGGGCGATCTCGCCGCGATCGGAGCGCTCGCCCGAGCGTGGGAGGGCGACGAGGCCCTTCCGCACGCTCCCCTGCTCCACCTGCTCACCCATGACGGAGGCTCCTGA
- a CDS encoding sulfite exporter TauE/SafE family protein has product MPEISLTTLALLCVAALVAGWIDAVVGGGGLLLLPALLLGLPQVPAAQILGTNKAVAIVGTSGAAVTYVRKAPVRVRTAVRIGLAALAGSMGGAFFAAGISSEVLRPVIMVVLLAVAAFVLLRPSFGSGSRGTAPVGRARVVTAIVLVGGGIGFYDGLFGPGTGTFLVLALTAVLQLDLVTASATAKIVNVCTNGGALAMFAYQGNVLWQLAAVMALFNLVGGMLGARMALRKGAEFVRGVLLVVVFSLVAKLAFDQWA; this is encoded by the coding sequence ATGCCCGAGATATCCCTGACCACGCTCGCCCTGCTCTGCGTCGCCGCCCTCGTGGCGGGCTGGATCGACGCTGTGGTCGGCGGCGGAGGACTCCTGCTGCTGCCCGCCCTGCTGCTCGGCCTGCCACAGGTGCCGGCCGCCCAGATCCTCGGCACCAACAAGGCCGTCGCGATCGTCGGCACGAGCGGCGCCGCCGTCACCTACGTGCGCAAGGCTCCGGTGCGTGTGAGGACGGCGGTACGGATCGGCCTGGCCGCCCTCGCCGGATCGATGGGCGGTGCCTTCTTCGCCGCGGGCATCAGCAGCGAGGTACTGCGGCCGGTGATCATGGTCGTGCTGCTCGCCGTGGCCGCGTTCGTGCTGCTCCGCCCGTCCTTCGGCTCCGGGAGCCGGGGCACGGCGCCGGTGGGCCGGGCCCGTGTCGTGACCGCGATCGTCCTGGTCGGCGGGGGGATCGGCTTCTACGACGGACTGTTCGGGCCGGGTACCGGCACGTTCCTGGTGCTCGCGCTGACCGCCGTGCTCCAGCTGGACCTGGTGACCGCCTCCGCCACCGCCAAGATCGTCAATGTCTGCACCAACGGCGGCGCGCTCGCGATGTTCGCCTACCAGGGCAACGTGCTGTGGCAGCTCGCTGCCGTCATGGCGCTCTTCAACCTGGTGGGCGGGATGCTCGGCGCGCGCATGGCGCTGCGCAAGGGGGCCGAGTTCGTGCGTGGGGTGTTGCTCGTCGTGGTCTTCTCGCTCGTCGCGAAGCTCGCCTTCGACCAGTGGGCCTGA
- a CDS encoding class F sortase codes for MSSRTKGWGVAIAACVGVWLVQNGAEEVTPPMPSAAQAFAAGPNEHTDAAAEPLPPSTPVRLRIPEIDVDTPMTPLGLDARGALDVPPAEDRNLAGWYREGTTPGARGTAIVAGHVDNARGPAVFYALGALKKGNRVEVDRQDGRTAVFTIDAVEVYENEDFPDTKVYGESERAELRVITCGGGFTRKSGYQGNVVAFGHLIGVR; via the coding sequence GTGAGCAGCAGGACCAAGGGCTGGGGAGTCGCGATCGCCGCGTGCGTCGGCGTCTGGCTCGTCCAGAACGGCGCGGAGGAGGTCACCCCGCCCATGCCGTCCGCGGCGCAGGCGTTCGCCGCGGGACCGAACGAGCACACCGACGCCGCCGCCGAACCGCTGCCGCCGTCGACGCCGGTCCGGCTGCGCATCCCCGAGATCGACGTGGACACGCCGATGACGCCGCTCGGGCTCGACGCCCGGGGCGCGCTCGACGTGCCGCCCGCCGAGGACCGCAACCTGGCGGGCTGGTACCGCGAGGGCACCACGCCCGGCGCCCGGGGAACCGCGATCGTCGCCGGTCATGTCGACAACGCGCGGGGACCGGCCGTCTTCTACGCGCTCGGCGCGCTGAAGAAGGGGAACCGGGTCGAGGTGGACCGTCAGGACGGCCGGACCGCCGTCTTCACCATCGACGCCGTCGAGGTCTACGAGAACGAGGACTTCCCGGACACCAAGGTCTACGGCGAGTCGGAGCGGGCCGAACTACGGGTGATCACCTGCGGCGGCGGCTTCACCCGGAAGTCCGGCTACCAGGGGAACGTGGTGGCGTTCGGGCACCTCATCGGAGTGCGCTGA
- a CDS encoding aminotransferase class IV → MTHTSPGSLRIETDGTPSSDPETLAALMSGYGHFTALQVRDGRARGLGLHLARLDRSTRELFGPGLDADYVRTLVTGALERAGRRDAAVRVYVHEGIRTTVTVREPFTPDPTPQSLMSVGYQRPAAHIKHLGGFGQRLHGDAARRAGFDDALLTAPDGEIAEAAYANIAFWDGTSVIRPSAPCLPGITMALLEPALGSVQRRVTRADLPGFRAAFLTSARSVTPVRRIDDLAFEVDEGLMRRVRAAYESVPREALRAGPGG, encoded by the coding sequence ATGACCCACACCTCCCCCGGCTCCCTGCGCATCGAGACCGACGGCACCCCGTCGTCCGATCCTGAGACCCTGGCCGCGCTGATGAGCGGCTACGGCCACTTCACGGCGCTGCAGGTGCGCGACGGCCGGGCCCGCGGCCTCGGGCTGCACCTGGCGCGCCTCGACCGCTCGACCCGCGAGCTCTTCGGACCGGGCCTCGACGCGGACTACGTCCGGACCCTGGTGACCGGGGCCCTGGAGCGCGCCGGTCGGCGGGACGCGGCGGTGCGGGTGTACGTCCACGAAGGGATCCGGACCACGGTGACCGTCCGCGAGCCGTTCACACCCGATCCGACCCCACAGAGCCTGATGTCCGTCGGCTACCAGCGGCCGGCCGCCCACATCAAGCACCTCGGCGGCTTCGGTCAGCGCCTCCACGGCGACGCGGCCCGACGGGCGGGGTTCGACGACGCCCTGCTGACCGCCCCGGACGGCGAGATCGCCGAAGCGGCGTACGCCAACATCGCTTTCTGGGACGGCACTTCGGTGATCCGGCCGTCGGCACCCTGCCTGCCCGGCATCACGATGGCCCTGCTGGAGCCCGCGCTGGGGTCGGTACAGCGCCGGGTGACTCGGGCGGACCTGCCGGGCTTCCGGGCGGCGTTCCTGACCAGCGCCCGGAGCGTCACCCCGGTGCGCCGGATCGACGACCTGGCGTTCGAGGTGGACGAGGGCCTGATGCGGCGGGTGCGCGCGGCGTACGAGTCGGTCCCCCGGGAGGCGCTGCGCGCGGGCCCCGGCGGGTGA